The Streptomyces sp. NBC_01275 genome has a segment encoding these proteins:
- a CDS encoding alpha/beta fold hydrolase gives MTKTLDLFHTVLGPSTANAPDVNTLLLVHGWGGDGREWSRHAEVLAAGHRVIVPDLRGHGRSPVPDEDNNPAAMARDLMALITHLRTGPVVAVGHSMGGQVVNLLAVHHPDLVQSVIALDPAHGAHGAELDEIPRRLTAYREHGARAAVPLVADAFSPTAPPGLRTAHIRTMLGTAGHVIAQAYAGMYTDPDAVGIRPHSEIYLRRRTCPALTVWSSAEAADWERGTLRTPGSRVDHWTATGHYLHEEHPDRTVRLIEQWSTARTMP, from the coding sequence ATGACCAAGACACTGGACCTCTTCCACACCGTCCTCGGTCCGAGTACCGCCAACGCACCGGACGTCAACACCCTGCTGCTGGTGCATGGTTGGGGCGGCGACGGCCGCGAATGGTCGCGGCACGCCGAGGTCCTAGCCGCCGGACACCGCGTGATCGTCCCCGACCTGCGCGGCCACGGCCGCTCACCCGTCCCGGACGAGGACAACAACCCGGCGGCGATGGCCCGGGACCTGATGGCACTGATCACCCACCTGCGAACCGGCCCCGTCGTCGCGGTCGGTCATTCCATGGGCGGCCAGGTGGTGAACCTGCTCGCCGTCCACCACCCTGACCTCGTACAGTCCGTCATCGCCCTCGACCCTGCGCACGGCGCGCACGGCGCCGAACTCGACGAGATCCCGCGCCGCCTGACCGCGTACCGCGAGCACGGCGCCCGAGCCGCGGTTCCCCTGGTGGCCGACGCCTTCTCCCCCACCGCCCCACCCGGTCTGCGCACCGCGCACATCCGCACCATGCTCGGCACCGCCGGCCATGTCATCGCCCAGGCCTACGCGGGCATGTACACCGACCCCGACGCGGTCGGCATCCGTCCGCACAGCGAGATCTACCTGCGCCGTCGCACCTGCCCCGCCCTGACGGTATGGTCCTCCGCCGAGGCGGCCGACTGGGAACGCGGCACCCTGCGGACACCCGGATCCCGCGTCGACCACTGGACGGCCACAGGCCACTACCTGCACGAGGAACACCCGGACCGCACCGTCCGGCTCATCGAGCAATGGTCTACAGCCAGGACGATGCCGTAG
- a CDS encoding MarR family winged helix-turn-helix transcriptional regulator, with protein sequence MSEAPLVPGTVAEHTICLLVKLGQVAFRIAEDGIGGTGLRVRHYSVLQALADNGAMPQLALGSFLRIDPATMVTSLDDLERAGYAERTRDPQDRRRYAVDITAEGRKVLARLNRTLVDLDGEILADLGTTERQSLHVLLDSLAGSPALTSLFDTVREQNGGKRA encoded by the coding sequence ATGTCCGAGGCTCCGCTGGTACCGGGGACAGTGGCCGAACACACCATCTGCCTGCTGGTCAAACTCGGGCAGGTGGCGTTCAGGATCGCCGAGGACGGCATCGGTGGGACCGGCCTGCGAGTGCGGCATTACAGCGTCCTGCAGGCTTTGGCGGACAACGGTGCCATGCCGCAACTGGCACTTGGCTCGTTCCTGCGCATCGACCCCGCGACGATGGTGACGAGTCTCGACGACCTGGAGCGCGCCGGATACGCGGAGCGGACACGAGATCCGCAGGATCGTCGTCGCTACGCCGTGGACATCACCGCCGAAGGGCGCAAGGTCCTGGCCCGCCTCAACCGCACGCTCGTCGATCTCGACGGCGAAATCCTTGCAGACCTGGGCACCACGGAACGACAGTCGCTTCACGTCCTGCTGGACAGTCTCGCGGGAAGTCCCGCTCTGACCTCCCTGTTCGACACCGTCCGGGAGCAGAACGGTGGGAAACGGGCTTAA
- a CDS encoding aldo/keto reductase, producing the protein MVGKFVAADRDHFVLATKFTNGAGPQPGISRTGNSRKNMVASLEASLKRLGTDYIDLYWVHFPDDLTPMEEILRGLDDLVSSGKILHAALSNFPAWRVSRAATLSDLKNWAPVAGVQIEYSLVERTADRELLPMAESLGLGAALWSPLGGGLLTGKYRRSNEGRLTDLKAVIHTESTEQKTAVVDTVLAVAEETGATPAQVAVAWVRERAAQASTSFVPIIGPRNLAQLDDYLGALDVQLTSKQFAHLSDVSALPLGVPHEASAGIRDVVQGGDASLVIQPAVPVA; encoded by the coding sequence CTGGTGGGGAAGTTCGTCGCCGCCGACCGGGACCACTTCGTCCTGGCCACCAAGTTCACCAACGGGGCCGGCCCACAGCCCGGCATCTCCCGGACGGGCAACAGCCGCAAGAACATGGTCGCTTCACTGGAGGCGAGCCTGAAGCGCCTCGGCACCGACTACATCGACCTGTATTGGGTCCACTTCCCCGACGACCTCACGCCCATGGAAGAGATCCTGCGCGGGCTGGACGACCTGGTCAGCTCCGGCAAGATCCTCCACGCCGCCCTGTCCAACTTCCCCGCATGGCGCGTCTCCCGCGCCGCCACCCTCTCGGACCTGAAGAACTGGGCGCCGGTCGCGGGCGTCCAGATCGAGTACAGCCTCGTCGAGCGCACCGCCGACCGCGAGCTGCTGCCGATGGCCGAGAGCCTGGGACTCGGCGCCGCCCTGTGGTCCCCGCTCGGCGGCGGACTGCTCACCGGCAAGTACCGCCGCAGTAACGAGGGCCGGCTGACCGACCTCAAGGCGGTCATCCACACCGAGAGCACCGAACAGAAGACCGCCGTCGTCGACACCGTCCTGGCCGTCGCCGAGGAGACCGGCGCCACGCCCGCCCAGGTGGCGGTGGCCTGGGTCCGTGAGCGCGCCGCCCAGGCGTCCACCTCGTTCGTCCCGATCATCGGCCCGCGCAACCTCGCGCAACTCGACGACTACCTGGGTGCGCTGGACGTCCAACTCACCTCGAAGCAGTTCGCACACCTGTCCGACGTCAGCGCCCTCCCGCTCGGAGTGCCCCACGAGGCCTCCGCCGGCATCCGAGACGTCGTACAGGGTGGTGACGCCTCCCTCGTCATCCAGCCCGCCGTGCCTGTGGCCTGA
- a CDS encoding carbohydrate ABC transporter permease: protein MAPSLRAKIVTTGLLVLFVLYSLAPTWFLLVSSTKNQSDLYSTFGLWFSANHFTDNLHDIWVYHDHLFARWIGNSILYSGVGALGSTLISVAAGYGLAKFDFRGRGAIFGTIVGASLLPGTLLALPLYLLFAQIGLTNTVWSVLIPYFVNPFGVYLGKVYADSSVPAELLEAARIDGAGELRIFRSISLKLMTTGAITIFMLDFVGIWNNFFLPLFMLNGERSFPVTLGLFAWEKQSQSGINMNTLVLTGSLLSIIPLAVFMFALQKYWRSGVLVGSVK, encoded by the coding sequence ATGGCCCCGAGCCTGCGGGCAAAGATCGTCACGACCGGTCTGCTGGTCCTGTTCGTGCTGTACTCCCTGGCGCCGACCTGGTTCCTGCTGGTCTCCAGCACCAAGAACCAGAGCGACCTCTACTCCACCTTCGGCCTGTGGTTCTCCGCCAACCACTTCACGGACAACCTCCACGACATCTGGGTCTACCACGACCACCTGTTCGCCCGCTGGATCGGCAACTCGATCCTCTACTCCGGCGTCGGCGCGCTCGGCTCCACGCTGATCTCGGTGGCGGCCGGCTACGGCCTGGCGAAGTTCGACTTCAGGGGCCGGGGCGCGATCTTCGGCACGATCGTGGGCGCCTCGCTACTGCCCGGCACCCTGCTGGCCCTGCCGCTGTATCTGCTCTTCGCCCAGATCGGACTCACCAACACCGTCTGGTCGGTGCTGATCCCGTACTTCGTCAACCCGTTCGGCGTCTACCTCGGCAAGGTCTACGCCGACAGCTCGGTGCCGGCCGAACTGCTGGAGGCCGCCCGCATCGACGGCGCGGGCGAGCTGCGAATCTTCCGGTCGATCTCGCTGAAGCTGATGACCACGGGGGCCATCACCATCTTCATGCTCGACTTCGTCGGCATCTGGAACAACTTCTTCCTCCCCCTGTTCATGCTCAACGGCGAACGTTCCTTCCCCGTCACCCTCGGCCTGTTCGCGTGGGAGAAGCAGTCCCAGTCCGGCATCAACATGAACACCCTGGTCCTGACCGGATCACTGCTGTCCATCATCCCGCTCGCCGTCTTCATGTTCGCCCTGCAGAAGTACTGGCGCAGCGGCGTGCTGGTCGGCAGCGTCAAATAG
- a CDS encoding NAD(P)-dependent oxidoreductase yields the protein MTQTLADKTILMSGGSRGIGLAIALRAARDGANVVMLAKTAVPHPKLEGTVHTAVDEIERAGGKGLAVVGDVRDEDDVRTAVDAAVSAFGGIDIVVNNASAIDLSPSEQLETKRYDLMQDINTRGTFLLSKAAIPHLRKAGNPHILTLSPPLNLAPHWVGKHLGYTLSKYGMSLCTIGLAEELAADGIAANSLWPRTLIDTAAVRNVVGGAGQARSPRIMADAAYAILTRDARKCTANLFIDDEVLSDEGVTDLSVYSPADFEGDLALDIFVDPA from the coding sequence ATGACACAGACGCTGGCCGACAAGACCATCCTGATGTCGGGAGGCAGCCGCGGCATCGGACTCGCCATCGCTCTGCGCGCGGCCCGCGACGGTGCGAACGTGGTGATGCTCGCCAAGACCGCCGTGCCGCATCCGAAGCTCGAAGGCACGGTCCACACCGCCGTTGACGAGATTGAGCGCGCGGGCGGCAAGGGGCTGGCCGTCGTCGGTGACGTCCGCGACGAGGACGATGTGCGCACCGCTGTCGACGCGGCGGTCAGCGCCTTCGGTGGCATCGACATCGTGGTGAACAACGCCAGCGCGATCGACCTGTCCCCGTCGGAGCAGCTGGAGACGAAGCGGTACGACCTGATGCAGGACATCAACACGCGCGGCACGTTCCTGCTGAGCAAGGCCGCTATCCCGCACCTGCGCAAGGCGGGCAACCCGCACATCCTCACGCTCTCCCCGCCGTTGAACCTCGCGCCGCACTGGGTGGGGAAGCACCTCGGTTACACGCTGTCGAAGTACGGCATGAGTCTGTGCACCATCGGGCTCGCCGAGGAGCTCGCCGCCGACGGCATCGCCGCCAACTCGCTGTGGCCGCGGACCCTGATCGACACAGCCGCCGTGCGCAACGTGGTCGGCGGCGCCGGACAAGCCCGTAGTCCGCGGATCATGGCGGACGCCGCGTACGCCATCCTCACGCGTGACGCGCGGAAGTGCACCGCCAACCTGTTCATCGACGACGAGGTCCTGTCGGACGAGGGCGTCACCGACCTGTCCGTCTACAGCCCTGCCGACTTCGAAGGTGATCTCGCGCTCGACATATTCGTCGATCCGGCCTGA
- a CDS encoding acyl-CoA dehydrogenase family protein, translating to MTSTPTRQIDRLYHELLAPKETQSVRAAVRRIAEHEVAPHAVAIAGGDERTDGFPRHVFDGLASAGVFRIPFPSEVGGDGLTHPASATAAAVEELAYYSSSVAAVFDVHCILAGNALRQGTEEQQQRWLRKVAEGSVVGAFATTEPNASSDLSPQAVQTEAIRTEAGWVLNGHKRWISNSPVAGFVVVLARTGTRLSMFIVDTALPGVEVGLPDRKMGNRGQLTADIRFTDVHLTDDDLLGGAEGHGLRHALSTLTYGRIGIAAAGVGMAQAAFDHTVAHVSTRHAFGKPVAANQHWQFLLAERATEIENARTLYTKAALRLDAGNPSPEPEAAMAKYYATKLSVDMARDAVQAFGGLGFARELGADGSPGPVEAIYRDSKIGEIYEGTNEIQKWVIARQIFGRAIVG from the coding sequence ATGACTTCCACTCCCACACGCCAGATCGACCGGCTCTACCACGAGCTCCTCGCCCCCAAAGAGACCCAGTCCGTTCGCGCTGCCGTGCGCCGGATCGCAGAGCACGAAGTGGCTCCGCACGCCGTGGCGATCGCGGGGGGCGACGAGCGCACGGACGGCTTTCCCCGGCATGTGTTTGACGGGCTTGCGTCGGCGGGCGTCTTCCGGATCCCCTTCCCCAGCGAGGTCGGCGGCGACGGTCTGACCCACCCGGCGAGCGCCACCGCCGCGGCCGTCGAGGAACTGGCCTACTACTCCAGCAGCGTCGCGGCCGTCTTCGACGTGCACTGCATCCTGGCGGGCAACGCCCTGCGGCAGGGCACCGAGGAGCAGCAGCAGCGATGGCTGCGAAAGGTCGCGGAGGGCTCAGTGGTCGGCGCGTTCGCCACCACCGAGCCGAACGCCTCAAGTGACCTGTCCCCGCAGGCGGTTCAGACCGAAGCGATACGCACCGAGGCCGGCTGGGTGCTGAACGGCCACAAGCGGTGGATCTCCAACTCGCCCGTCGCCGGGTTCGTGGTGGTTCTCGCCCGCACCGGCACCCGGCTGAGCATGTTCATCGTCGACACGGCACTTCCCGGAGTGGAAGTCGGCCTTCCCGACCGCAAGATGGGCAACCGAGGCCAGCTCACCGCGGACATCCGCTTCACGGATGTGCACCTGACCGACGACGACCTCCTCGGTGGCGCCGAGGGACACGGACTGCGCCATGCGCTGTCCACTCTGACCTACGGCCGGATCGGCATCGCAGCCGCGGGGGTCGGCATGGCGCAGGCCGCCTTCGACCACACCGTGGCCCACGTGTCGACGCGACACGCCTTCGGCAAGCCGGTGGCCGCCAACCAGCACTGGCAGTTCCTGCTCGCCGAACGGGCCACCGAGATCGAGAACGCCCGCACCCTCTACACCAAGGCCGCCCTGCGCCTGGACGCGGGCAACCCGTCCCCGGAGCCCGAGGCCGCGATGGCGAAGTACTACGCCACCAAGCTGTCGGTGGACATGGCGCGCGACGCCGTCCAGGCCTTCGGAGGCCTCGGCTTCGCGCGCGAACTGGGTGCCGACGGCAGCCCCGGCCCCGTCGAGGCGATCTACCGGGACAGCAAGATCGGCGAGATCTATGAGGGCACCAACGAGATCCAGAAGTGGGTCATAGCCCGGCAGATCTTCGGTCGGGCCATCGTCGGCTGA
- a CDS encoding Tat pathway signal sequence domain protein → MSTAPRRREVLKCAGATGAAVGLGWLGSAPAAAVTPVEPGSAAASTASAAACEPLDLVIFGDSASEAAHNLDATLSDTVTGGLGQSARVLNPTDTASFWGGTLTFDVKVSPTGTTYVTVRLWGDDHDSTATEAGFGSNNWRLQLFCEGLQIGYQDEGAVDSLDILDTSPRTPGRFFFHTLPLPEKLTAGKETVSLEIRSMGRIWSYGQNQAQLYRNQTTPSRGIYRLYTHTDPCFAPPRGEVQGAAPVPVARTTGAEVLDAVKARVQKEQTNYLTTATPAAMDGWAMQSLAEGYLWSGSPAYQQDAAVERVLQAIDGRYMAWQSDATVLTGSDQQWQGFGRVGLCLDLLWEHLGDRLDAKVTGSPYEIANAGFEDGGTTPTSWAVPTWASGGGGTWARDTTVSRTGSASLKLTATAAGGYSYVYSTPRTKVGSGTYTYGAWIRTDGVTGAGAHIDPLFFDASGTLVGSDHKVFSTTGTHDWEYVSVDLATPTGATQMELHLRLTGPGSAWFDSVTLVKPTELRNPGFESGGATPDHWAKPSWATSGGGTWARDTTVSRSGSASLKLTATASAGYSYVYATPRIQVGSGTYTYGAWIRTDGVTGLGAHIDPLFYNASGSLVGSDHKQYSTTGTHDWEYVSLDIATPDGATQVEFHLRLAGPGSAWFDDIDLIAPAAEAAEQPVRRAAYKTMLQTSRDYWRQHFPHYSNQAQICAIGIYQANRGLGLLDPDLALPEAKARDYLYQSIGMVPYLGPEDADGNPTKPLGADYYQVTEAGLTRELGYVGSYGEVTDWLVMMYESVTRGHSGQEAPELREQMIKMVKARGRFRVVDVDGDNARVSRTETVIGWRNEVYPGAIAYASRTAWDSHPLMSAAVFKDPDLVGWTQEMVDDGQLYPQLQLIATYNWTRVGLNALRLVSRDWDDFQTLAARPNRLPTGWDSPDFVFTDEENGAVAIKHGQEVLFASLYWRARQGVNNYARVHHVTPVDQRSATIRQHSAGTTDDTFTARDWILWDYAINDPGAGGLPPGGFPPPGDTLHQSQEGDVYNLAPVPADVPDPTLGVHFDGVETMLVGRAPFYYCEYGDYLIAMNTSTDKVFTLPARQDFGPARDLATGRTVGAGVRPKVGPRSTLVLRRI, encoded by the coding sequence ATGTCCACGGCCCCACGACGACGTGAGGTTCTGAAGTGCGCAGGCGCCACCGGCGCCGCAGTCGGCCTCGGCTGGCTGGGCAGCGCACCCGCCGCCGCTGTCACGCCGGTCGAACCGGGCTCCGCTGCCGCATCAACGGCCTCGGCAGCCGCCTGCGAGCCCCTTGACCTCGTTATCTTCGGTGACTCGGCCTCCGAGGCCGCACACAACCTCGACGCCACGCTCTCCGACACCGTCACCGGCGGTCTCGGCCAGAGCGCCCGGGTGCTCAACCCCACCGACACGGCTTCGTTCTGGGGCGGCACGCTCACCTTCGACGTCAAGGTCAGCCCCACCGGCACCACCTACGTGACGGTCCGGCTCTGGGGCGACGACCACGACTCCACCGCCACCGAGGCAGGTTTCGGCTCCAACAACTGGCGGCTGCAGCTCTTCTGCGAGGGCCTTCAGATCGGCTACCAGGACGAGGGCGCGGTCGACAGCCTCGACATCCTCGACACCTCGCCCCGCACCCCGGGCCGCTTCTTCTTCCACACCCTGCCGCTGCCGGAGAAGCTCACCGCGGGCAAGGAGACAGTGAGCCTGGAGATCCGCTCGATGGGCCGCATCTGGTCCTACGGCCAGAACCAGGCGCAGCTGTACCGCAACCAGACCACGCCCTCGCGTGGCATCTACCGCCTCTACACCCACACCGATCCCTGCTTCGCCCCGCCCCGCGGCGAGGTCCAGGGTGCGGCTCCGGTGCCCGTGGCGCGTACCACCGGCGCGGAGGTGCTTGATGCAGTCAAGGCCCGGGTCCAGAAGGAACAGACGAATTACCTGACCACCGCCACTCCCGCCGCTATGGACGGCTGGGCGATGCAGTCGCTCGCCGAGGGCTATCTGTGGTCCGGCAGCCCCGCCTATCAGCAGGACGCCGCCGTCGAGCGTGTGCTGCAGGCGATCGACGGCCGTTATATGGCCTGGCAGTCCGACGCGACCGTGCTCACCGGCTCGGACCAGCAGTGGCAAGGCTTCGGCCGGGTCGGGCTGTGCCTGGACCTGCTCTGGGAGCACCTCGGTGACCGGCTCGACGCAAAGGTCACCGGCTCCCCGTACGAGATAGCCAACGCCGGCTTCGAGGACGGCGGCACCACTCCCACCTCCTGGGCCGTGCCCACCTGGGCCTCCGGCGGTGGCGGCACCTGGGCCCGCGACACCACGGTCTCGCGCACCGGATCCGCCTCCCTCAAGCTCACGGCCACCGCCGCCGGCGGTTACAGCTACGTCTACTCCACCCCCAGGACCAAGGTCGGCTCCGGCACCTACACGTACGGCGCCTGGATCAGGACCGACGGCGTCACCGGCGCGGGCGCGCACATCGACCCGCTGTTCTTCGACGCGAGCGGCACTCTGGTCGGCAGCGACCACAAGGTGTTCTCGACCACCGGCACCCATGACTGGGAGTACGTCTCCGTCGACCTGGCGACCCCGACTGGCGCCACCCAGATGGAGCTCCACCTGCGCCTGACCGGCCCCGGCAGCGCCTGGTTCGACTCCGTCACCCTCGTCAAGCCCACCGAACTGCGCAATCCCGGCTTCGAGAGCGGCGGCGCCACCCCCGACCACTGGGCCAAGCCCAGCTGGGCCACCAGTGGTGGCGGCACCTGGGCCCGTGACACCACCGTCTCCCGCTCCGGCTCCGCCTCCCTCAAGCTCACCGCGACCGCTTCCGCCGGCTACAGCTACGTCTACGCCACCCCCAGGATCCAGGTCGGTTCGGGCACCTACACCTATGGCGCGTGGATCAGGACCGACGGCGTCACCGGCCTCGGCGCCCACATCGACCCGCTGTTCTACAACGCGAGCGGCAGCCTGGTCGGGAGCGACCACAAGCAGTACTCCACCACCGGCACCCATGACTGGGAGTACGTCTCCCTCGACATCGCGACCCCCGACGGCGCCACCCAGGTCGAGTTCCATCTGCGCCTGGCCGGCCCCGGCAGCGCCTGGTTCGACGACATCGACCTCATCGCCCCAGCCGCCGAAGCCGCGGAACAGCCGGTGCGCCGGGCGGCGTACAAGACGATGCTGCAGACCAGCCGCGACTACTGGCGGCAGCACTTCCCGCACTACTCCAACCAGGCCCAGATCTGCGCCATCGGCATCTACCAGGCCAACCGCGGCCTGGGGCTGCTCGACCCGGACCTCGCCCTGCCTGAGGCCAAGGCCCGCGACTACCTCTACCAGTCCATCGGCATGGTGCCCTACCTCGGCCCCGAGGACGCGGACGGCAACCCAACCAAGCCGCTGGGCGCCGACTACTACCAGGTCACCGAGGCGGGTCTGACCCGCGAGCTGGGCTACGTCGGCAGTTACGGCGAGGTCACCGACTGGCTGGTCATGATGTACGAGTCGGTGACCCGGGGCCACAGCGGCCAGGAGGCCCCCGAGCTGCGCGAGCAGATGATCAAGATGGTCAAGGCGCGCGGCCGTTTCCGGGTCGTGGACGTGGACGGCGACAACGCCCGGGTCTCCCGCACCGAGACCGTCATCGGCTGGCGCAACGAGGTCTACCCCGGCGCGATCGCCTACGCCTCCCGTACCGCCTGGGACTCCCACCCGCTGATGTCCGCCGCCGTCTTCAAGGACCCCGACCTCGTCGGTTGGACCCAGGAGATGGTGGACGACGGCCAGCTCTACCCGCAGCTCCAGCTGATCGCCACCTACAACTGGACCCGGGTCGGCCTCAACGCACTGCGCCTGGTCTCCCGCGACTGGGACGACTTCCAGACGCTCGCCGCCCGCCCCAACCGGCTGCCCACCGGCTGGGACAGCCCCGACTTCGTCTTCACCGACGAGGAGAACGGCGCCGTCGCGATCAAGCACGGCCAGGAGGTGCTCTTCGCCTCGCTTTACTGGCGGGCCCGCCAGGGCGTCAACAACTACGCCCGCGTCCACCACGTCACCCCCGTCGACCAGCGGTCGGCGACGATCCGCCAGCACTCGGCGGGCACTACCGACGACACCTTCACCGCCCGCGACTGGATCCTGTGGGACTACGCCATCAACGACCCGGGCGCCGGCGGCCTCCCGCCCGGCGGTTTTCCCCCGCCCGGCGACACCCTCCACCAGTCCCAGGAGGGCGACGTCTACAACCTCGCCCCCGTCCCGGCCGACGTCCCGGACCCGACCCTCGGCGTTCACTTCGACGGCGTCGAGACAATGCTCGTCGGCAGGGCCCCCTTCTACTACTGCGAGTACGGCGACTACTTGATCGCCATGAACACCAGCACCGACAAGGTCTTCACCCTCCCCGCCCGCCAGGACTTCGGCCCCGCCCGTGACCTGGCCACCGGCAGGACCGTCGGCGCCGGCGTCCGCCCCAAGGTCGGCCCGCGCAGCACGCTCGTCCTCCGCCGGATCTGA
- a CDS encoding glycoside hydrolase family 43 protein: protein MIHNPVLRGFEPDPAILRVGDEDYYIATSTFEWYPGVRLHHSRDLVNWRALGGALDSRRLLELAGVPDSGGIWAPGLSYADGLFHLVFTVVHTYAEGWKDLPNFVTTAPSIEGPWSDPVPLHGRGFDVSLFHDDGSSWLLNMRFDWRPEKESFAGIELQEYDRTSRKLLGRPRTIAVGTAAGVAEGPHLYRRNGWYYLVHAEGGTGYEHGAAVARSRDVFGPYEPDPAGPLLTARHDPKLELQKAGHCSLVETPSGQWYAAHITARPYTQRGRCVLGRETALQPVTWTEDGWPRITGGIPAITVPGPGLTPAPFPAPPAADRFDAPVLGPDWSTLRRPAGEDWLSLTERPGSLRIRGGQSPVGRRSPSLVARRVTSARCSFETRVTFDPRTPDHLAGVTAYYNTRNWHYLYVTSADDGSPVLRVLSSEQGTLTAHPIQVPLRPGTSVVLRAELDGPVLRFSYDTSDGTVPLPLELDATVLSDEAADEFHDGQLRVLGFTGAMLGLWVQDLDGASVHADFGYATYETVTG, encoded by the coding sequence ATGATCCACAATCCCGTCCTGCGCGGCTTCGAGCCCGACCCGGCGATCCTGCGGGTCGGCGACGAGGACTACTACATCGCCACGTCGACCTTCGAGTGGTACCCGGGAGTGCGTCTCCACCACTCCCGGGACCTGGTCAACTGGCGTGCGCTGGGCGGCGCGCTGGACAGCCGCCGGCTGCTCGAACTGGCCGGGGTCCCCGACTCCGGCGGGATCTGGGCGCCGGGGCTGTCCTACGCGGACGGGCTGTTCCACCTGGTCTTCACGGTGGTGCACACGTATGCGGAAGGCTGGAAGGACCTGCCGAACTTCGTGACCACGGCGCCCTCGATCGAGGGCCCGTGGTCCGACCCGGTACCACTGCATGGGCGTGGTTTCGACGTATCGCTGTTCCACGACGACGGCAGCAGCTGGCTGCTGAACATGCGGTTCGACTGGCGGCCGGAGAAGGAGTCCTTCGCCGGGATCGAGCTGCAGGAGTACGACCGTACGTCGCGCAAGCTCCTCGGGAGGCCCCGGACGATCGCCGTGGGCACGGCCGCCGGCGTCGCCGAGGGCCCGCACCTCTACCGCCGGAACGGCTGGTACTACCTCGTGCACGCCGAGGGCGGCACCGGCTACGAGCACGGTGCCGCCGTCGCCCGCTCCCGCGACGTCTTCGGCCCGTACGAGCCGGACCCGGCCGGGCCGCTGCTCACCGCCCGCCACGACCCAAAGCTGGAGCTGCAGAAAGCCGGCCACTGCTCGCTGGTGGAGACCCCGTCCGGTCAGTGGTACGCGGCCCACATCACCGCCCGCCCCTACACCCAGCGCGGTCGCTGCGTCCTGGGCCGGGAGACCGCCCTCCAGCCCGTGACCTGGACCGAGGACGGCTGGCCCCGCATCACGGGCGGCATCCCCGCAATCACCGTCCCGGGCCCCGGCCTGACGCCCGCCCCGTTCCCGGCACCGCCCGCGGCCGACCGTTTCGACGCGCCCGTGCTCGGCCCCGACTGGTCCACGCTGCGCCGCCCCGCAGGGGAGGACTGGCTCAGCCTCACCGAACGCCCCGGTTCTCTGCGGATCCGGGGCGGCCAGTCCCCGGTCGGCCGCCGGTCCCCGAGCCTGGTCGCCCGCCGGGTCACGTCCGCTCGCTGCTCGTTCGAGACCCGGGTGACCTTCGACCCCCGCACGCCGGACCACCTCGCGGGCGTCACCGCGTACTACAACACCCGCAACTGGCACTATCTGTACGTCACTTCGGCCGACGACGGTAGCCCTGTCCTGCGCGTCCTAAGCAGCGAACAAGGCACCCTCACCGCCCACCCGATCCAAGTCCCCCTGCGCCCCGGCACATCAGTCGTGCTGCGGGCCGAACTCGACGGCCCCGTACTTCGCTTCTCCTACGACACCAGCGACGGAACCGTGCCCCTCCCGCTCGAACTCGACGCCACAGTCCTGTCGGACGAAGCCGCCGACGAGTTCCACGACGGCCAACTGCGCGTCCTCGGCTTCACCGGCGCGATGCTCGGCCTATGGGTCCAGGACCTCGACGGGGCAAGCGTGCACGCCGACTTCGGCTACGCCACGTACGAGACGGTGACCGGATGA